From Candoia aspera isolate rCanAsp1 chromosome 8, rCanAsp1.hap2, whole genome shotgun sequence, a single genomic window includes:
- the MED28 gene encoding mediator of RNA polymerase II transcription subunit 28, translated as MAAGLSGMFGNQGPVPPPPPPPPPPPVAPGGPGPAGLLPPNLSGPRNPIGTLVDDLEASFEACFASLVSQDYVNGTDQEEIRTGVDQCIQKFLDVARQTECFFLQKRLQLSVQKPDQVIKEDVSELRNELQRKETLIQKHLGKLRHWQQVLEDINIQQKKPAEMPQGPLAYLEQASANIPAPLKQT; from the exons ATGGCGGCTGGACTGAGCGGGATGTTTGGGAATCAGGGCCCGGTCCCTCCCCCGCCACCTCCCCCGCCACCTCCTCCGGTGGCCCCCGGCGGCCCCGGCCCCGCGGGGCTCCTCCCGCCGAATCTCTCGGGTCCGCGAAACCCCATCGGTACCCTCGTGGATGATCTGGAAGCGTCTTTCGAG GCTTGCTTTGCTTCTCTTGTAAGCCAAGATTATGTAAATGGTACAGATCAAGAAGAAATTAGAACTG GTGTTGATCAATGTATCCAGAAATTTTTAGACGTTGCACGACAAACAGAATGCTTTTTCCTACAGAAAAGGCTACAATTATCTGTCCAGAAACCAGACCAAGTAATTAAGGAG GATGTTTCAGAGCTCAGAAATGAATTGCAGCGGAAAGAAACACTAATTCAGAAGCACTTGGGAAAACTTCGTCACTGGCAACAAGTTCTAGAAGATATTAATATCCAGCAGAAAAAACCTGCTGAAATGCCTCAAGGACCTCTAGCGTATCTAGAACAGGCTTCAGCCAATATTCCTGCACCCCTGAAGCAAACATGA